GCTGCCATCGTCGACCAGCACCATCTCGACGGGCAGGCCGGTGCCGCGCACGCGGCGCACCACTTCTTCGATAGTGTGCAGTTCGTTGTAAATGGGAATCACCACCGAAAGCACAAAGCCCGTCGGCAGTTCGTAGATGCCCATCCGTCGGCATATATGGGCACCGAGCAAGCGGCGCAAGGTTTCATAATCCGGCGCGGCATCGGCCTCGGCGGCTGTACCGACGCCGGGACACCAAATGCGCGGCGCCTCGCCCGCAGGGCTGGCGCTTGTGCGCTCATTGCCGCTCGCTTGATTTGGTGAATTCATCGGGTTGAGCGTCCGACCGCTGAGAGGGCATGGCAAAACCTGCCGCTAGGCAACGCGTCCCGGTGCGCAGGCTAAGAACGTGCCGGTTGCTGGCCGATCGAAATCACGTGGATAGCTGACTCGAATTGCCGCCGGTATCCTACGATGAATCGACGATCCTGTACAATCGGCCGAGTTACGCCCGTGACCTACATTTTGGCAGGATCATCGTCCATGATTTCCCCGTTTCGGGCGGCCGCCATACAAACCTCAAGTAGCGAGGACAAAGCCGCCAACCTGCTGGCAACCACGGCCCTGGTCGAGCGGGCGGCCGCGGCCGGTGCACAACTGGTCGCTCTGCCTGAAATGTTCAACTGTTACGGGCGGGCGTCGCAGATCCTGGCGGCGGCCGAGTCGGTCCCCGGCCCTACGAGCGAGGCCTTGTGCAGCCTGGCGCGCCGGCTGGCGATCACGCTCGTGGCAGGCAGCTTCTGCGAGCGCACTGCCGATCCCGCCAAAGGGTTCAATACGAGCTTATTGATCGGGCCCGACGGGAATGTGCTGGCCCAATATCGCAAGCGACATCTCTTCGACCTGGAAATTCCCGGCCAGGTCAGTTGCCGCGAATCGAGTTGGCTAACGGCTGGGGACGACCTGTGCGTCACGGGCACGCCCTGCGGGCGGATTGGCCAGGCCGTTTGTTACGACCTGCGTTTTCCCGAAATGTTTCGCGAAATGGTCGACCTCGACTGCCAAATCATCTGTATTCCGTCCGCATTTACTTTGACCACCGGACGCGATCACTGGGAAACGCTGCTGCGGGCGCGCGCTATCGAGAATCAGGCCTATCTGATCGCGCCGAATCAGTTCGGCCAGCATGCGCCGGGACTGACAAGCTACGGCCGATCGATGATCGTTGATCCGTGGGGCACCGTGCTCTGCACCGCAGCCGACGACTGCGGAATGATTCTCGCCGACATCGACCTATCGCGAGTCGCCGAGGTGCGCGCTCGTCTGCCGGCTCTGCAGCATCGCCGCGACCGACGAATTGCGCGATCGTAAAAAGCGTCGCAAAAATTTTGATTCCGCTAGCAGAGCGCATTAGGCCCGCTGCGCTGCTGCGTTTTCGCCAATCTCGCGCGGCGCGCGCGCTCAAATCGTCGAGACGTGCAGCGCGGGTC
The window above is part of the Pirellulales bacterium genome. Proteins encoded here:
- a CDS encoding carbon-nitrogen hydrolase family protein, whose product is MISPFRAAAIQTSSSEDKAANLLATTALVERAAAAGAQLVALPEMFNCYGRASQILAAAESVPGPTSEALCSLARRLAITLVAGSFCERTADPAKGFNTSLLIGPDGNVLAQYRKRHLFDLEIPGQVSCRESSWLTAGDDLCVTGTPCGRIGQAVCYDLRFPEMFREMVDLDCQIICIPSAFTLTTGRDHWETLLRARAIENQAYLIAPNQFGQHAPGLTSYGRSMIVDPWGTVLCTAADDCGMILADIDLSRVAEVRARLPALQHRRDRRIARS
- a CDS encoding glycosyltransferase, which gives rise to MNSPNQASGNERTSASPAGEAPRIWCPGVGTAAEADAAPDYETLRRLLGAHICRRMGIYELPTGFVLSVVIPIYNELHTIEEVVRRVRGTGLPVEMVLVDDGS